Genomic DNA from Bacterioplanes sanyensis:
GCCGAAGGACGATCGCGATGAGCTGTTGTTGCAAATTTTGCAAGCATTAGATTGGCCGCGACTATGGCCAATGGCCGATGGTTTGGCGGTCGCCATGCTCTATCAGCAGGGGATGTGGGGCCTTGATCGGGTGCTGTTGCACCAGCAGCGTCACATCGGGGCCATCGAATTGCAGCCCGATGGTGTTGGGGATTTTTTCCAAGGGTTGATTCAGGTGCTGGCCAGTCAGTTTGTTTTTGATGATGAGTTGGTGGCGGGGCTGGATCAGGCTATTCGAGGGTGGGATGAGGACACCTTTTTAGCGGCATTACCGGCCTTGCGGTTAGCCTTTACTCAATTGGCCCCCAAACAGGGGCGTCAGCTGTACTTGCGTTTGTTTGACCAGCCTATGCCCCATGAACCCTTAACATTAACGGACCAACAGTTGCGCTATATGGCCAAGGTTGAGGCTCAAGTGCAGGCGCAAATGCAGCTTTGGGGATTGTCATGAATGAACAGCAACGGCGATGGCGGTTGATTCTCGGTGCCGCGGCCAGTGACGATCATGGCTTGAGTGAAATGGATCAGCAACGTGATCAAAGTTTGGATTATCTTTATCGTAATGAGCAGTTGGAGATCAATCGAGGCGCAAGCTTAGAGTCCACACGAATGACCCCGGTTGAGTGGCTAAATCAAAGCCGCAAACTGTTTGCCCAAACCACCCTCATCAGCTTGCAACGTCAAGCCATCAATAAATACGGTCTTAAATCGTTACTAACGGATGCCGAGGTGTTGCGCCAGACTCCCCCATCCATAGAGTTGGTACAGCAACTATTGAGCTTTAAAAATCAGTTGCCCAAAGAGGTGATGGCTCAGGTGAGCCAAATCATCGCCGAGGTGTGTGAGCAAATTCAACGGCGTTTAAGTCGCTCCATTCAGGCGCACTTCAGCCCTAGGCGTCGGCGCAGTGCTTTTTCGTTGCAACGCCACCATCACAACATCGATTGGCGTCTCACCATTGGCAAAAACCTAATGCACTACCAGCAAGACTACGGTTTGGTGGTGCAGCGCATGTTCTACTTTCAAAAACATCGCCAGCAGTGGCCCTGGCACCTGTATGTGGTGGTGGACCAAAGTGGCTCCATGTTACCGGCGTTAATTCACAGTGCGGTAATGGCCAGTATTTTTGCCAAAATTCCGAGTTTGGTCACTCGATTGATTCTTTTTGATACTCAGGTGTTGGATGTGACCGAGCAGTTGCATGATCCGGTGGAGACACTGTTGTCGGTGCAGCTTGGCGGAGGGACGGACATTGGTGCAGCCATGGCCTACACCAACGAGATCATGACCCAGCCCAGCCGCAGCCTGATGGTGCTCATCAGTGATTTTTATGAGGGGGCAGAAGAGAGCCGCTTAATTGGTGAGGTAGATCGACTGGTGCAGCAGGGGGTTAAGGTCTTGGGGTTGGCGGCCTTAGATGATCAATGCGACCCCATTTTCAATCAGCCGTTGGCGCAGCAGTTGACCGACGTAGGGATGAAAACCGCAGCTATGACGCCCAACGAGCTGGTGGATTGGGTGGCCAAGGAGATACTGGCATGAAGACTTGGTTATTAGGGTTAAACGAGTCGTATTTAGCTGCTTGGGCCAACAAGGGGTTGGTACGCCGTGGGTTGAAATGTTTGGGCGATCAAGATCCCAGTCGCTGGCAATGGCAAGATCATCAAATCAGTGGTGACATTGACGGTCACCAGTTGCTGTTGACTGGGGAGGATGTAACCCACCTAAGTTGCTCATGTGTGGCCCCTGGGCCTTGTTTTCACCAGGTGGCGTTTTTGCTTGGGTTAAAGACCTGGTTGGAGAGTCAGGGGGAGGAGTCCACGCCTGAAGCTCAACCCGAGCCCTGGGAAATTGATCAGCAAACGTTTGAATCCCATTTCGGTTTGGCTGTTCGACGCAAGGCCTATGAATGGCAGGTAGATGGCTTGAGTTGTGAAATAGACAAACACCGGGACGGAGTGGATGCCCTGTTATATGAGAAAGAACTTCGTCGTATGGTGGTGCCCCTTGGGTCCATCAAGGCCAGTCGTTGCAGTTGTAAGGTGGATCTTTGTAGTCATCTTGCCTCACTGATGGTGCAATTGAATCCTGCGTTACAGTTGCCCGAACCAACCTTAGAAGAGGTGCAATGCCAAGCCATTCAACAGTGTGAAGATTGGCTGGATGGGTTAATGATTTCGGGGGTGGCTGGGCTGGCGGAATCGCAAATGCAACAAGGGCAGGCGTTAGTGAATGAGCTTAAACAAGCCGATTTACCCAGATTGTCCTCCATGTTGGCGGGATTACAGGCTTGGCTGCAGATGGAGCGTCACCCCCAGCGAATGCGTCCCCAAGGCGATTATGTTCGTCGTTTACAGCAGTTAAGCCTGTTAATGGCGGGGCTTCGGCAAGAAAAACCGCCGGTGGCGAGGCTCAAGCTGATGGGGCGGCATCGTCGAAATTATTATGTTGCCCCTAAAATGTCGTTATTGTGCCTGGGGGTGGCGTTATGGCGTAGCCCCCAAGGCATGGAAGGTTATCGCAGCTATTTTTATCACCAGCAACAGCGGAGGCTTGTCACTCTGGCGGAAGGCCGTAACGCCAGCGACTTTTGGTCGGCGAAACAAGGATTAAGCGAAGCCAAGCTGGCGCAACACGGTTTGATGTCTCTTGCCGGACAACACATCACCCTAACGAATGCTCTGCTCAGTCCTGATGGACAATTGCGCGGTGCCCCCACTACCTTGCTGGAAAGTGAGGGTCAGTGGGGGTGGTCACAACTGGCGCCCTTGCTTCAAACTGTTGAGTATTGGCAGCAGCAGCTGGGGCGATTACAAGGACAGTGGTGGTCGGATCAGGGAGTGACATTAGCGTGCATCGGCGTTTCGCAATTGACGCCATGGACGGCGGATCCGCTAAATCAACATTATCAGGCCCAGTGTGTGGATCATCAGGGGGGGGATTTTTGCTCAGGCTGACGGATCAAGATTGGGATGAAATGGCAAAGAATCGATTAACTCGCTTTGCCACCAGGGTCAAAGCGGTGTTAGGTCGCGTTTGGTTGGAGCATGGCGAGTTGCTGTTGGCTCCAGAGGTTGCCTTGGCAGACCAACCACTCATTCTCAGGGGGCCTCATGGTTGAATCTTGGTTTGAACCTTTGCAAGAGTGTTTGCACGAACTTCTGGTGGTGGGTGTGTCCCGCTTGAGTGACGTGCATCGCCAGCGATTGCTAGCGCTAGCCGAACAAGCGCAATTGATTGGCGCCAAGCACATGCACCGGGCGCTCACCGAGTTGCTGGCTGGTAACCTGGCGGTTGATCGAGCCAAAAGTGCCCGTAAAGCCTTGGTGCTTTTGCAAGGGTATCAATTGGCCATGACCGAAATTGATCAATCTGAATCATTACGGATCGACGATTAGCTAGGCTTCAGTTGAAATCACTTCTTCAGTCCTTTATTTAAACGATTTTTAGAATTGGATCGCAGCTTGACATACCCCTGTCAGTGAATTGGATAACGAAAAAAGGTCCTCACGAAGTACCAAGTGACTCAAGGCGCTTATGGTGTGCCAATTAAATCTTGGACTTTAGGGAGGCATTTTGAAGATAAAGCTCGTCAGCAATTAAGAAACATTGCCACTCTTCCCTATATTTATAAATGGATAGCGGCCAAAGGGGCCACTACAGGCTCGGTTATCCCAGCCATTGGAGCGGTGACTACTGCTGCTGGGGTGGATATCGGTTGGGGCTCATGGCGATGCGTACTAACCTAACCGTCAAAGACTTGTCAGATAATATAAAGGCCGTGCGGTCCGCCAATAAAAAAAGCGACCCTCAAATGAGGATCGCTTTATGACCACTAAACTGTGGGACAGTAGTGCTGTGACAGCGGCTTTTTTTGTTTAGAAAACGTATTTGGTGGTGAAGTGAATGCGGGACATATCGCCATCGGCGCCGCTGACATTTTCATGCGTTGCCTGGCTGTATTCTACGCCGTAGGTGAGCTTCTTCACCGGCGAATACATCAGATTAACGCGCCAGCTGCTGGCTTTTTCTGTGTCGCTGATCACCACATCGTCAAAGTCTGCCTCCATCATCGAATACGCTAGCGTGCTGCGCCATTGGTCGCTCCAATGGTGGCGAAAGCCAACAAAGGCGGCGGTTACGTCGGTGGCTTCTAAATCACCATCCGTGCTAATGGCTGCATCGACGGCGGCTGCTAAGCCGACGTAGCGAGCGACGTTGCCTTTCGTAAAGCTGAATTTTAAATCGTCTTTGCCGAGCATAACTTTACCCGAGACATTAAAGCCAACCCCTAAGGTGGTTTCATCCACTTCGTTGTCGCCATCGCCTTCAGCATCGCTAACCACGGCCAGCTGGCGGCCAATGGCGGCGAGGGTGAATGAATGGTCACCGGCGTTAATGTTGTAGCGTGCAACCACATCTGGCATGCCGGCGTCATCGGTGACTCCGGCGCCGCCAACGGTAGTTTCAGGGTTTTCTAGCGCCACCTGCAAACCGCCCCGGGTGTAGCGAATTTGTGTTTGGCGGGCAAACACAGTGCCGTCGCTGACGCCGAGGAAATCCACCGTTTCCGGCAATGCACCGACGTTCATAAACGTCGACCAGGTTTGACCAAAGGTCCAAGGCCCGGTGCGAACAAAGGCGTGGCGCAAACGTGGGCTGTATGAGTTGGAGACCACTTCGTTGCCTTGGGCTGAGGCAAGAAAGTCCATTTCAATAAAGGTCATCACCTGGTGGCCATTGCCCAGGTCGGTATTGGTTTTGAAATTCAAACGGGAGGTTTTGGCGTGCATGTCAAAGTGCGTGGTTTCGTCCGCGCTGCCGCCGCTGACCGGAGTGCCGGACGGCACATAAAAATCGCGAATGATGGAACCAGAGCCAACATCGCCATCGGAATAGGTGCTCATCATGGCATCGAGTTTGATGTAACCGCCGTAAGAAAACTCCGTGTTGGCTGCGTGTACCGCAACGGGAAGGACTGCTGCTGCCAGCAGAATGGACGGGAATTTGCGCATGCTCGCTCTCCTGTTATCGTCATTATGCCGTGTCACTATGGTGCACTGACTTCCTGGATAGGAATTAGCCAAAGGTCGCAAATACCGTGCGTTCGGTAATAGTGCGTACTCACCTCGCGGTTTAAATATGACTGTTTTTTGGTGGCAGTGCTGTCGCTGACCGAATGTCGGCGAACACAGGGTTGTCTCGTCGCGGTTAGTGTTGCTGTTGTTGGTTTGTGGCGATGAATATCAGCATAAGTTCTTAAAACGCGCATATGGGATCAGGGCGATGGGCCTGAATAGACCATTGTCTAATTTCGGAATATAGGCCTGGCCAACCAAACTGGACGTTAGAAATAACAACAGGGTATTTTGTGGTTTCTACGGACTGCAAGTGCGAACGTTGATTCAAATAAAGAGGAAACGCTATGAGCGAGCAAACGGTGTATCCGGTCAAGCAGGAGTTTGCCGATTCGGCCTGGGTAAATAACGATAAATATCTGCAGATGTATCAGCAATCCATTATCAACCCGGATGGCTTTTGGCGTGAGCAAGCAGAGCAGCGCATTGATTGGATGCGACCGTTTACTAAGGTGCGCAACGTTTCCTTTGACGACCACAACGTCGACATTCGCTGGTTTGAAGACGGCACGCTGAATGCCTCGGTGAATTGTCTGGATCGGCATTTGGCTGAGCGCGGCGATCAAACCGCGATCATTTGGGAAGGCGACGAGCCAGACCAGCACAAGCACATCAGCTATCGAGAGCTGCACGAGCAAGTCTCCAAATTTGCCAACGCGCTGCGTGGCCAGGGTGTTCGCCGCGGCGACGTGGTGTGCATTTACATGCCGATGATTCCTGAAGCGGCGGTGGCCATGCTGGCATGTACCCGCATTGGTGCGATTCATTCGGTGGTGTTTGGCGGCTTTTCGCCCGACGCTTTGGCAGGGCGCATTGAAGATAGTAATGCCAAGGTGGTGATCACAGCGGACGAAGGCGTGCGCGGCGGCAAACATGTGGCGCTGAAAGCCAATGTTGATGAAGCGCTGACGCACCCCAGCATTCGCTCGCTGGAAAAAGTCATTGTGGTGAAACGCACGGGCGCCGAGGTGGCTTGGCACCACGCGCGGGATGTTTGGTATGAAGATCTGATGGCGCTGGCATCGGCCAATTGCCCAGCCGAAGAAATGGGCGCTGAAGATCCGCTGTTTATTTTGTATACCTCCGGTTCTACCGGTAAGCCCAAAGGCGTGTTGCACACCACAGGGGGCTACATGGTGTGGGCTTCCATTACCCATCAGTACGTCTTTGATTATCACGATGGCGATATTTTCTGGTGTACCGCCGATGTCGGTTGGATCACTGGCCATACCTATTTGCTCTATGGGCCGCTGGCCAATGGCGGTACCACCTTAATGTGCGAAGGGGTGCCGAATTATCCCGACATCAATCGGGTATCGCAGATCGTCGACAAACACCAGGTCAACATCTTGTACACCGCCCCCACAGCGATTCGCTCATTAATGGCCGAGGGTGCTGCAGCCGTGGAGCAAACCCATCGTGAGTCATTGCGCTTGCTGGGTTCTGTTGGCGAGCCGATTAACCCAGAAGCCTGGCAGTGGTACTACAAGGTGGTGGGTGAAGAGCGCTGCCCGATCGTTGATACCTGGTGGCAGACGGAAACTGGCGGCATTATGATCACGCCATTACCGGGCGCTACGGACATGAAGCCAGGCTCTGCAACGCGACCATTCTTTGGCGTCCAGCCTGCGCTGGTGGACAACGCTGGCATGCTGCTGGAAGGTGCAACGGACGGCAATTTGGTCATCATCGACAGTTGGCCAGGCCAGGCTAGAACGGTATACGGCGACCATGATCGTTTTGTGCAAACCTATTTTTCTACCTTCCGTGGCATGTACTTTACCGGTGACGGCGCACGCCGTGATGAGGACGGTTATTACTGGATTACCGGTCGGGTTGACGATGTCATTAATGTCTCTGGCCACCGCATGGGCACCGCCGAAGTCGAAAGTGCCTTGGTTGCCCATGAAAAAGTAGCCGAGGCTGCGGTGGTGGGCTATCCGCACGACATCAAAGGCCAGGGCATTTATGTTTACGTGACTTTGAATGCCGGTTTGGAAGCCTCTGATGAGCTGGCGAAAGAGTTGCGCAATTGGGTGCGCAGTGAGATTGGCCCGGTGGCAACGCCGGACTTGATTCAAATTACCCCCGGCCTGCCCAAAACTCGCTCGGGAAAAATCATGCGCAGAATTTTGCGCAAAATTGCCGCCAATGAACACGATGCGCTGGGCGATACATCCACCCTGGCAGACCCTTCGGTGGTGGATACGCTGATCGAACACCGTCTGAACCGCTAAGGTTTAGAGTTCGATGAAAAAGGCTGTGCGCAGATTTCTGCGGACAGCCTTTTGCGTTTAAGAGACAATGCACCCGGCGTTCATGCGAGAATGGCTACAATAACAACAGTGTGCAGGTCTGCTGTGTGATGACATGGCAGGTGCAAAGAGGAAGAGAAATGCAGCTTGCCAATAAAATACTGATTGCGGACGATCACCCGTTATTCCGCACTGCCATGCAACAGGCGGTCAAGCAGCTGGTGCCAGACGTCAGCATCGCCCAGGCGGAATCGCTACCAGAGTTACAAGGCACCATGGAACAGCACAAAGATGCCGATCTGGTGTTGTTAGATTTGCAAATGCCAGGGGCGCATGGTTTTTCTGGTTTGGTGTTTTTGCGCTCTCACTATCCGGAAATTCCCGTCATCGTGGTGTCGGCGTGTGAAGATCCGGCCATTATGTGTCAGGCGGTGGATCACGGAGCGTCGGGCTATATCGCCAAATCATCGCCACTAGAGGCCATTTCGGAAGCCATTGGCCAAGTACTGGAAGGGGATGTGTATTTGCCTGAGGTGGCGCGCCGCCATCAGCATCAGCCGAATGAGCAAGCGTTGGATTTGGCTGAGCGTTTAGCCAGCTTAACTCCGCAGCAATTTCGTGTCCTGACGATGATGACCGAGGGCATGTTAAATAAGCAAATCGCTTACGATCTGGAAGTCAGTGAGGCCACCATCAAGGCTCATGTGACGGCGATTTTCCGTAAATTAGGTGTGCGCACACGCACGCAAGCCGTTATTGCGGTGCAAAGCTTGGATATAGAAAAACCAGAAACTCTGTTAAATAACAGCGCCGAATCGGACTCATAATCGGTGGTGCTGGTCAG
This window encodes:
- a CDS encoding VWA domain-containing protein is translated as MNEQQRRWRLILGAAASDDHGLSEMDQQRDQSLDYLYRNEQLEINRGASLESTRMTPVEWLNQSRKLFAQTTLISLQRQAINKYGLKSLLTDAEVLRQTPPSIELVQQLLSFKNQLPKEVMAQVSQIIAEVCEQIQRRLSRSIQAHFSPRRRRSAFSLQRHHHNIDWRLTIGKNLMHYQQDYGLVVQRMFYFQKHRQQWPWHLYVVVDQSGSMLPALIHSAVMASIFAKIPSLVTRLILFDTQVLDVTEQLHDPVETLLSVQLGGGTDIGAAMAYTNEIMTQPSRSLMVLISDFYEGAEESRLIGEVDRLVQQGVKVLGLAALDDQCDPIFNQPLAQQLTDVGMKTAAMTPNELVDWVAKEILA
- a CDS encoding DcaP family trimeric outer membrane transporter, encoding MRKFPSILLAAAVLPVAVHAANTEFSYGGYIKLDAMMSTYSDGDVGSGSIIRDFYVPSGTPVSGGSADETTHFDMHAKTSRLNFKTNTDLGNGHQVMTFIEMDFLASAQGNEVVSNSYSPRLRHAFVRTGPWTFGQTWSTFMNVGALPETVDFLGVSDGTVFARQTQIRYTRGGLQVALENPETTVGGAGVTDDAGMPDVVARYNINAGDHSFTLAAIGRQLAVVSDAEGDGDNEVDETTLGVGFNVSGKVMLGKDDLKFSFTKGNVARYVGLAAAVDAAISTDGDLEATDVTAAFVGFRHHWSDQWRSTLAYSMMEADFDDVVISDTEKASSWRVNLMYSPVKKLTYGVEYSQATHENVSGADGDMSRIHFTTKYVF
- the acs gene encoding acetate--CoA ligase, producing the protein MSEQTVYPVKQEFADSAWVNNDKYLQMYQQSIINPDGFWREQAEQRIDWMRPFTKVRNVSFDDHNVDIRWFEDGTLNASVNCLDRHLAERGDQTAIIWEGDEPDQHKHISYRELHEQVSKFANALRGQGVRRGDVVCIYMPMIPEAAVAMLACTRIGAIHSVVFGGFSPDALAGRIEDSNAKVVITADEGVRGGKHVALKANVDEALTHPSIRSLEKVIVVKRTGAEVAWHHARDVWYEDLMALASANCPAEEMGAEDPLFILYTSGSTGKPKGVLHTTGGYMVWASITHQYVFDYHDGDIFWCTADVGWITGHTYLLYGPLANGGTTLMCEGVPNYPDINRVSQIVDKHQVNILYTAPTAIRSLMAEGAAAVEQTHRESLRLLGSVGEPINPEAWQWYYKVVGEERCPIVDTWWQTETGGIMITPLPGATDMKPGSATRPFFGVQPALVDNAGMLLEGATDGNLVIIDSWPGQARTVYGDHDRFVQTYFSTFRGMYFTGDGARRDEDGYYWITGRVDDVINVSGHRMGTAEVESALVAHEKVAEAAVVGYPHDIKGQGIYVYVTLNAGLEASDELAKELRNWVRSEIGPVATPDLIQITPGLPKTRSGKIMRRILRKIAANEHDALGDTSTLADPSVVDTLIEHRLNR
- a CDS encoding response regulator, with translation MQLANKILIADDHPLFRTAMQQAVKQLVPDVSIAQAESLPELQGTMEQHKDADLVLLDLQMPGAHGFSGLVFLRSHYPEIPVIVVSACEDPAIMCQAVDHGASGYIAKSSPLEAISEAIGQVLEGDVYLPEVARRHQHQPNEQALDLAERLASLTPQQFRVLTMMTEGMLNKQIAYDLEVSEATIKAHVTAIFRKLGVRTRTQAVIAVQSLDIEKPETLLNNSAESDS